One genomic window of Garra rufa chromosome 2, GarRuf1.0, whole genome shotgun sequence includes the following:
- the LOC141325801 gene encoding transmembrane protein 254-like has protein sequence MAKSDGSSYFKRTSPFCMVVVTIYVCLHTCMAFWPQDVPYGILGPLGALARRFMDYLYPVVYYGWFLMLAIHVCEALLALKICCDKGIDSSSTRLLWFAQTFLFGLTSLGLLLKYKPDGRSKRHSH, from the exons ATGGCCAAAAGTGACGGTAGCTCGTATTTCAAGAGAACCAGCCCTTTCTGCATGGTGGTCGTGACAATTTATGTGTGTCTTCACACG tGCATGGCGTTTTGGCCTCAGGACGTCCCGTATGGCATTCTGGGCCCCCTCGGTGCTCTGGCCAGGCGTTTCATGGATTATCTTTATCCTGTGGTGTATTACGG ATGGTTTCTGATGTTGGCCATCCATGTGTGTGAGGCTCTGCTTGCGCTAAAGATCTGCTG TGATAAAGGCATCGACAGCAGCTCCACACGTTTGCTGTGGTTCGCTCAGACCTTCCTGTTTGGTCTTACGTCTCTGGGTCTTTTGCTCAAATACAAGCCCGACGGCCGATCCAAACGCCACTCACACTGA
- the LOC141325132 gene encoding homeobox protein Nkx-6.2-like, with protein sequence MLAVGQMDSNRQSAFVLGSTPLAALHNMTEMKTSLFPYALQNPAGFKAPSLGCLNSQIPLGTPHGISDILGRPITTAGQLLSGFPRINGLATSAGMYFNPAAVSRYPKPLTELPGRAPIFWPGMMQGSPWRDPRVPCPAQANMMLDKDGKKKHSRPTFSGQQIFALEKTFEQTKYLAGPERARLAYSLGMTESQVKVWFQNRRTKWRKRHAAEMATAKKKHDSETEKMKESSDNEEDDEYNKPLDPNSDDEKITRLLKKHKTSNLSLISPCSNSSDTL encoded by the exons ATGTTAGCTGTCGGGCAGATGGATAGTAACCGGCAGAGTGCTTTCGTCCTGGGCAGCACTCCACTGGCTGCGCTGCATAACATGACCGAGATGAAGACGTCTTTATTCCCGTACGCTCTGCAGAACCCCGCGGGCTTCAAGGCTCCGTCCCTCGGCTGCCTGAACTCTCAGATCCCGCTGGGAACGCCACATGGAATTAGCGATATCTTGGGGAGACCCATCACCACCGCCGGACAGCTGCTCTCGGGGTTTCCCAGGATCAACGGCTTGGCCACTTCAGCGGGGATGTACTTCAACCCGGCGGCCGTGTCTCGGTACCCCAAACCGCTAACGGAGTTGCCCGGGAGGGCGCCCATATTCTGGCCGGGGATGATGCAGGGCTCGCCCTGGAGAGATCCGCGGGTTCCCTGTCCGG ctcAGGCAAATATGATGCTGGACAAGGATGGAAAGAAGAAACACTCCAGACCAACTTTTTCGGGACAGCAGATTTTCGCTCTGGAGAAAACCTTCGAACAGACCAAATATCTTGCTGGTCCAGAGAGAGCTCGACTCGCATATTCTCTGGGAATGACCGAAAGTCAAGTCAAG gtTTGGTTTCAAAACAGAAGAACCAAATGGCGGAAGCGGCACGCGGCTGAAATGGCCACGGCTAAAAAGAAACACGACTCGGAGACGGAGAAGATGAAGGAGAGCTCGGACAACGAGGAAGATGATGAATATAACAAACCTCTGGACCCGAACTCCGACGACGAGAAAATCACGAGACTGTTAAAAAAGCACAAGACGAGTAACCTGTCCCTCATCAGCCCCTGCAGCAACAGCTCGGACACTTTGTGA